The proteins below come from a single Alosa sapidissima isolate fAloSap1 chromosome 23, fAloSap1.pri, whole genome shotgun sequence genomic window:
- the LOC121699069 gene encoding CLIP-associating protein 1-like isoform X21, with translation MTTGEDKNIDDDDSVDGGRSSSSKGASSVRRPGNTGSMRRPSSASSSKSTGKEGGSAGAVDEEDFVRAFEDVPTVQIYSSRELEDSMNKIREVLSDERQDWEHRVTALKKVRSLLLAGAVEYEGLSQHLRQMEPAFKLSAKDLRSQVVREACITLGHLSVLLGNRFDHGAESIMPTLLNLVPNSAKIIATSGMAAVRIILRHTHYPRLIPIITSSCISKSVAIRRRCYEFLDLILQEWHTNALDRHVAVLSETVKKGVHDADSEARSVARKCYWGFHGHFSREAEQLFQALELSYQKALQSHLKGSDSVMSLPQSDRSSSSSQESLNRPLSKSSLGVGAGRTVKAVPSRATPGSSSLQRSRSDIDVNAAASAKSRMPSVPSAAPFSSANALPPGSYASLDGGTPGKVEGRVRTRRPSAGSTAGSVTPATDSRGRSRAKVVSQSQRSRSANPTGSAGSRSSSPGKLLGHTYGRIPRPTGTATPSDGRRSRIPRSQGCSRETSPTRSSSVRVSRIPRPSASQGCSRDTSRESSRDTSPARGFTPLVSRRHSRSTSALTAADPLGYSDRFGLAHQARISASVNAMRILNTGTDVEAAVADALLLGDSRNKRRPMRRRYESPGIYSDDDANSDASSACSERSYGSRNGGMPHYMRQTEDVAEVLNHCASSNWSERKEGLLGLQNLLKSQRILSRVELKRLCEIFTRMFADPHSKRVFSMFLETLVDFITLHREDLQDWLFVLLTQLLKKMGADLLGSVQAKVQKALDVTRDSFPYDQQFNILMRFIVDQTQTPNLKVKVAILKYIDLLARQMDPTDFVNSSETRLAVSRIITWTTEPKSSDVRKTLQSWAGDDWAGRPGSLLSLPTESNMEERCKQAAQMVLISLFELNTPEFTMLLGALPKTFQDGATKLLHNHLKNSSNAAAVGSPSNTVGRTPAPRHPSSRTSPLTSPTNCSHGGLSPSRLWGGSWSTNGLSKHPPPFPPPSSSSSSSTPAAPSTRGPPRRAFSPSMMEYDTENMNSDEIYSSLRGVTEAIQNFSFRSQEDVLEPVRRDGKRDDPAGGMASSGAEQRVGMDVVESGGGRTALDNKTSLLNTPSPRSFSGPRGRDYNPYNYTDTISGYDRSALKEAVFDDDAEHFRDGRRQQEGGENKIMHPKAFPTGAGQQLELVGDLLKELSSSMGDRVEERRTALLELLKVTREDCLAVWDEHFKTMLLLLLETLGDKDHTIRALALRVLREVLRNQPARFKNYAELTIMKTLEAHKDSHKEVVRAAEEAASTLASSIHPEQCIKVLCPIVQTADYPINLAAIKMQTKVIERIAKDSLITLLPDIIPGLLQSYDNTESSVRKASVFCLVAIYSVIGEDLKPHLAQLTGSKMKLLNLYIKRAQTTNSNSSSSSDVSSHS, from the exons GTAAAGAGGGTGGCAGCGCTGGGGCCGTGGATGAGGAGGACTTCGTCCGTGCCTTTGAGGACGTGCCCACAGTACAG ATCTACTCGAGCCGTGAGCTGGAGGACTCCATGAACAAGATCAGAGAGGTCCTGTCAGACGAGCGTCAAGACTGGGAGCACAGGGTCACCGCG ctGAAGAAGGTACGCTCATTGCTGCTGGCCGGCGCTGTGGAATATGAGGGTCTCTCTCAGCATTTGCGTCAGATGGAGCCGGCCTTCAAGCTCTCGGCCAAAGACCTGCGCTCACAGGTGGTCCGAGAGGCCTGCATCACGCTTGG GCACCTGTCCGTGTTGCTGGGTAACCGCTTTGACCACGGCGCGGAGTCCATCATGCCCACGCTGCTCAACCTGGTACCTAACAGCGCCAAGATCATTGCCACGTCCGGCATGGCTGCCGTCCGCATCATCCTGCGT CACACCCACTACCCTCGCCTCATCCCCATCATCACCAGCAGCTGCATCTCCAAATCTGTGGCCATCCGACG GCGCTGTTATGAGTTCCTGGACCTGATCTTACAGGAGTGGCATACAAACGCTCTTGACAG gCATGTTGCAGTGCTCAGTGAGACCGTCAAGAAAGGAGTCCATGACGCAGACTCGGAGGCCAGATCTGTGGCCAGAAA GTGCTATTGGGGTTTCCATGGCCACTTCAGCCGGGAGGCGGAGCAACTGTTTCAGGCTCTGGAGCTGTCCTATCAGAAGGCTCTTCAGTCCCACCTAAAGGGCTCTGACAGCGTCATGTCCCTCCCCCAATCAGATCGCTCCTCTTCCAGTTCCCAGGAGAGCCTCAA TCGGCCGCTTTCGAAGAGCAGCCTTGGAGTTGGCGCAGGCAGAA CTGTGAAGGCGGTTCCTTCGCGAGCGACTCCAGGCTCCTCCTCCCTGCAACGTTCCCGTAGCGACATCGATGTGAATGCCGCAGCCAGTGCCAAGTCTCGCATGCCCTCAGTGCCCAGTGCTGCCCCCTTCAGTTCTGCCAACGCACTGCCCCCCGGCTCCTACGCCTCCCTAG ATGGCGGTACCCCTGGTAAAGTGGAGG GTCGTGTACGTACCAGGAGACCAAGTGCTGGCAGCACAGCAGGAAGTGTCACCCCAGCCACAGACAGCAGGGGGCGCAGTCGAGCTAAAGTGGTGTCTCAGTCTCAGC GATCCAGATCTGCTAACCCCACAGGCAGTG cgggcAGTCGTTCCAGCTCCCCCGGTAAGCTGCTCGGTCACACATACGGGCGTATCCCTCGTCCCACGGGAACCGCAACGCCGTCGGACGGCAGGCGCAGCCGCATCCCCCGCAGCCAGGGCTGCAGCCGCGAGACCAGCCCCACACGCTCCAGCTCgg tgcGGGTGAGTCGTATCCCGCGGCCCAGTGCGAGTCAGGGCTGCAGTCGTGACACGAGTCGCGAGAGCAGCCGTGACACCAGCCCCGCCCGTGGCTTCACCCCGCTGG TGTCACGGCGTCACTCCCGCTCCACGAGCGCGCTCACAGCGGCCGACCCACTCGGCTACTCAG ACCGCTTTGGCCTGGCCCACCAGGCTCGGATCTCGGCCTCCGTTAACGCCATGCGCATCCTCAACACAGGCACTGATGTGGAGGCGGCTGTGGCAGACGCTCTG CTTTTAGGCGACTCCAGGAATAAG CGGAGGCCGATGCGGCGTCGGTACGAGTCGCCGGGGATCTACTCCGACGACGACGCCAACAGCGACGCGTCGAGCGCTTGCTCGGAGCGTTCGTACGGCTCACGGAACGGCGGCATGCCGCACTACATGCGCCAGACGGAGGACGTGGCCGAGGTGCTGAACCACTGCGCCAGCTCCAACTGGTCGGAGAGGAAGGAGGGCCTGCTGGGCCTGCAGAACCTGCTCAAGAGCCAGCGCATCCTCAG CCGTGTAGAGCTGAAGCGGCTCTGTGAGATTTTCACCAGAATGTTTGCAGACCCACACAGCaag AGA gtgtttAGCATGTTCCTGGAGACACTGGTGGACTTCATCACGCTGCACCGTGAGGACCTGCAGGACTGGCTCTTCGTCCTGCTCACCCAGCTGCTGAAGAAGATGGGCGCCGACCTGCTGGGCTCCGTCCAGGCCAAGGTCCAGAAGGCCCTTGACGTCACcag GGATTCCTTTCCGTACGATCAGCAGTTCAACATCCTGATGCGGTTTATCGTCGACCAGACTCAAACACCCAACCTCAAG GTGAAGGTGGCCATCTTGAAGTACATCGACTTGCTCGCCCGCCAGATGGACCCCACGGACTTCGTGAACTCCAGCGAGACGCGGCTGGCGGTCTCGCGCATCATCACGTGGACCACCGAACCCAAAAGCTCCGACGTCCGCAAG ACCCTGCAGAGCTGGGCAGGGGATGACTGGGCTGGCAGGCCTGGCTCTCTGCTTTCCCTGCCCACGGAGAGTAACATGGAGGAGAGGTGCAAGCAG gcggCTCAGATGGTCCTGATCTCTCTGTTTGAGCTGAACACCCCGGAGTTCACCATGCTGCTGGGAGCTCTGCCCAAGACCTTTCAAGACGGAGCCACCAAGCTCCTACACAACCACCTCAAGAACTCCAGCAACGCTGCCGCTGTG GGTTCTCCCAGTAACACAGTTGGCCGGACCCCTGCTCCTCGCCACCCCAGCAGCCGCACCAGCCCCCTCACCTCCCCCACCAACTGCTCCCATGGGGGGCTCTCGCCCAG TCGGCTTTGGGGGGGCAGCTGGAGCACTAACGGCCTTTCTAAGcacccccctcccttccctccaccctcctcctcctcctcctcctccacccctgcCGCTCCCTCCACTAGGGGTCCTCCCCGCCGCGCTTTCTCCCCCAG catgaTGGAGTACGACACAGAGAACATGAACTCGGATGAGATCTACAGCTCGCTGCGCGGCGTGACCGAGGCCATCCAGAACTTCAGCTTCCGCAGCCAGGAGGACGTGCTGGAGCCCGTCAGAAGGGACGGCAAGCGAGACGACCCG gctggcGGTATGGCGTCGTCGGGGGCGGAGCAGCGGGTTGGCATGGACGTGGTGGAGAGCGGTGGCGGTCGGACGGCGCTGGACAACAAGACGTCTCTGTTGAACACGCCGTCGCCGCGCTCCTTCAGTGGCCCGCGCGGGCGCGACTACAACCCCTACAACTACACGGACACCATCAGCGGCTACGACCGCAGCGCCCTCAAGGAGGCCGTGTTCGACGACGACGCCGAGCACTTCAGAGATG GTCGTCGACAGCAGGAAGGTGGTGAAAATAAGATCATGCACCCCAAAGCCTTCCCAACAG gTGCAGGGCAGCAGCTGGAGCTGGTGGGGGACCTGCTGAAGGAGCTGTCCAGCTCCATGGGTGACCGGGTGGAGGAGCGGCGGACGGCGCTGCTGGAGCTGCTCAAGGTCACGCGGGAGGACTGCCTGGCCGTCTGGGACGAGCACTTCaagaccatgctgctgctgctgctcgagACACTCGGGGACAAGGAC CACACCATTCGCGCCCTAGCGCTCCGGGTTCTGAGAGAGGTCTTGCGGAACCAGCCTGCCCGCTTCAAGAACTATGCAGAACTCACCATCATGAAGACCCTGGAGGCCCACAAGGACTCCCATAAAGAG GTGGTGCGTGCGGCGGAGGAGGCCGCCTCCACCCTGGCCAGCTCCATCCACCCAGAGCAGTGCATCAAGGTGCTGTGCCCCATCGTGCAGACGGCCGACTACCCCATCAACCTGGCCGCCATCAAGATGCAGACCAAAGTCATCGAGCGCATCGCCAAGGATTCGCTCATCACACTGCTGCCCGACATCATCCCAGGCCTGCTGCAG agcTATGATAACACTGAGAGTAGTGTGCGCAAGGCGAGTGTGTTCTGCCTGGTGGCCATCTACTCTGTGATCGGAGAGGATCTCAAGCCTCACCTGGCCCAGCTCACGGGTAGCAAG ATGAAGCTGCTGAACCTGTACATCAAGAGGGCCCAGAccaccaacagcaacagcagcagctcctCAGACGTCTCTTCTCACAGCTAA